The DNA sequence TTTGCGCGCGCGCTCGGCGTGCGCGATTTCGTCTGTGGATGGTCCGAGGCGTTCGGCAGCGGCGGCAAAGGCGGCGACAAGGAATCGCAGGGAACGACCGAATATGCGCGTGCCAACGGTGCGCTGGCGGTCACGCTCGAATGCGGGCACCACCACAACGCCGATGCGGCCGATGTCGGCTATCGCGCCATTCTCCGGGCGCTGGCGCATCTCGAGATGCTTGCTCCCGATTGCGAAGCGGCACGCTCGCTGGACGTCGGCGTTGCGGCTGAATCGCAACGTTGCGTCTGGATGAAAAGCGTCTTCTACAAGGAGGCAGAGTGCACCTTCGTGAAGCCGTGGCAGCACTTCGATCGCGTTGCGCGCGGCGAAGCCATTGTCAGCGGCGCCAAGGGCGAACTGGTCGCGCCGGAGGACGGACACATCATTTTGCCCAAGGCGAGTGCAGCGACGGGCGATGAATGGTTCTTTTTCGGAACCGAGGGGACATTTCCGTCGGCGGAGGCGTGATTGCAAGACCCGACGCCATTGGCACGCAGCAGGCGTGATCGCGCATGAAACGTGAAAAGCTTGAACAGTTGCGCAAGCAATTCATGGCCGGGATCTGGATAGGCACCGGTCTATTGGTGTTTGGCCTTTTTGAACGGGTTCCAGTGTTCTGGGTGCTTGGGCTTATTCTGCTCGGCGTATCGTCATTCCGGCTTAACAGGATTTCCCGCGTACAGCCGCAAGACGACGAGGAATCGTGAAAACGCGGAACTATATGGGGTCAGACTCGACAGAACTACATGGGGTCAGACTCGACATAAAACTTTATCGAGTCTGACCCCATATCCCTTTGTTGGTGTACCCTTGGGCATGGACAACGAAAACGTCATCCAGCTGAGCGGCCCGTTCCGCATTAATGACTCCCTGGGGCGGACATGGGAAGTCCGCGCGATCCGCATCTACGATGAAGGCTACGGCATCATCGACGTTTATGTCGACCTGGACGCGTCCATGGAAGACGATCTGCTCTACGAAGATCCGGTCGTCATCCGACAGATCCTGGGAAGGCTGCACACGCTCGGCTACGACGGCCCGGATTTCGGTGCTGGCGATCCCGGCCAGCAGGACGACAAGCTGATCGTTCTCGAAGCACCCGAAGAGTTCGGCCATTTCGCGGCGAGCAGGGGATGGAAAAATCTTGCGGAAACGTATGAAGACGATGAAGCCCATGCTGCTGCATCCGGCGATGCAACGATGGATCCTCGTGCCCAAGCTGAATTCGATGCACTGATGAAAAAATTGGGCGTGAAGTAACGGCCGGCCTTCCTCGGCTTGCTTTCCCTCGCATCAGTATCAGCCAGCGATCCGCGTCCGCGTTCGGTCACGTCGAATCCTTCCCCGGCTGTCATCGGCGCGATCAACCGTTTTCTGCTCAGGAACGCTGCGGCGTCCGACTCGATGCCCCCGGGCGAGCGCCTCGAATTCATCCTTCGTCAATTTTTCTTCCTTGGTCTTTGCCTTAAATCGTTCGTTATCTGGTTCTGGCGCAGAAAGGACATGACGCCATAGTGCACCATATGCATTAGTCGGCGGTATATCCGCCGCATTTACCCGCACGCCATGAAACGACGACGATTATTTGCAGCATGGAGCTACGGATGCTATGCATGGCTTGTCTTTGCGCTGGTCATGCTTTCATTCGGCAGCCTGGTCAGTCTATTACAGTCGCCACGGCACGGACGGCTTGTTGCGCGTGCCGGGACACGCCTGCTTTTTCGGTTGGCAGGGATGCCCGTTTCCGCATACGGCATGGAACGGTTACCTCACACACAACATATACTGCTGGTAAATCACGCAAGTTTCGTGGACGGCTTGGCACTTACCGCGCTTCTGCCGGCACGGCCGGGATATGCATTCGTCGTGCGGCAGCAATATGCCAGCCAGGGCTTGCTCTACCCGCTACTCAGGGGCTTGGGAACGGTGGTGCTGAACCGCAGCCATCACAATGACGCGACCAATGTGGACCTTCTGAAAGCGGCGCTCCGGCATGGGAAAAGCCTGATCGTGTTTCCCGAAGGGGGTTTTGCCCCTGAAACGGGATTGAAAGCCTTTCACTCCGGCGCGTTCATTGCAGCCATTGCCGAAGACGTTCCGATCGTCGTGGCGGGACTGCGCGGCGCGCGTAAAGCACTGAGGCCGGGAACATGGCTGCCCCGCCGCACTGCGATTGAACTTGAAATCGGACCGGTTCTTCCACCACACGGCGTCGATGCGCTGCAGGAACTGCAATTACGCATGGCAGCGCATCAGGCGATGTTGCCGCTCACCGGTGAAGAAGACGCCGGAGCGTAGGGCGCCTCGATCATTGCCCTGCTCCCAGCGAGTATGTGCGGCCAAAGCTTTTTCCATGTCGCCCAGTTGTGTCCGCCGCGGACCGAGTACACCTGCGATTCTGGCAAGACATCGGCAAGCAGCGCGTTTGCATCGGCAAACATGTCTTCTGCGCCATAGCCGAGATAGATCGGCAACGGCGGCTGTTGCTGCGCACAGTTTTCCTTCAGCCATGCCCACACCGCGCGCGGGTAGTCTTCCGCCCGCACGATGCCCGGCTTCCATTGCCGGACGCCTCCAGCCGAGGCGATTTCATTCACCAGTTCGCCGTTTCCCAGGTATGGCGCCAGCAGCAGCAAGCCGGACAATCGGGACGACGTTAATGCCGCGAAGGATGAAGCGCCGAATCCGCCGAGGGAGATACCAGCCAGCCAGATTCGCTCATAGCCGGCCTCCTGCGCGGCATCGACCACATCTTCCGCAATTCTCGCGTGAATGGCGCGCGACGCGTAGTAACCATAGTGGGCATCGACCGCCACGGCGTCGGCGGTAATGCCATAATGCCGCAGGTCGGCAATGAAGCCGTTCCTCTCAAAGTCTTCCGCCAGATCGCCAATGCCCGGCAGGAAAACGATCAAATTCTTGTTCGACGAATCTCCCGGGTATTCCATCCTGAGCAGCGACTCCGCCGTCTTTAGCATCGGATCGAAACGGGAAGACAACAATGCCAGCCTTGCCAGAGCACCTCTTTTTACTTTGCGGAATCGATAGCGGAGTTCGGAATGCATGCCGGGAGTGAATTGTTTCCAATGTAATGAAGAATCCTGCATCGTAGTGCCTCGACGGCACACAGGACTCGACCTTACAGATGCGGACGGCCAGCGGAATTGCAAGCGCGTTTATTCACGCTATACACGCTATATGGGGTCAGACTCGATATAGACCCGCTCTTGTTGTGACTCAATATCGAGTCGCCGAGGGAACGTACGATGTGCCTCCTCATGGCCCGTCTTCCCCGTTACTTCGTCCAAGGCGTTCCTCTCCATATCATTTTGCGGGGGAATAATCGCGAACCCATCTTCGGCAATGACGAAGACTGCGGGTTTTTCAAGGAATCGTTGTTGGGCGCGGCCTGCCGCCACCGCCTGGCGATTCACGCCTATGTCTTCATGACCAATCACGTGCATTTGCTCGCTTCACCCGGCTCTGAGGAGAGCGCGCCGAAGACGATGCAAAGCGTCGGACGCCGCTACGTCCAGTACTTCAACCATCGTTACAAGCGCAGCGGCACCTTGTGGGAGGGGCGGTACCGCGCGACGGCGGTGGATGCCGAAAATTATCTGTTCGAATGCATGCGTTATATCGAGCTCAACCCGGTACGAGCAGGAATGGTTGCACATCCACGAGACTATCCCTGGTCTAGCTATCGTGCCAATGCGGAAGGCAGGGGCGACCCATTACATCATCCGCACGCGTTATATAGAAGCTTGGCCGAAGACGAGCGCGAGCGCCGGGCTGCGTATCGTGAACTCGTCAA is a window from the Noviherbaspirillum sp. UKPF54 genome containing:
- a CDS encoding alpha/beta fold hydrolase, with the protein product MQDSSLHWKQFTPGMHSELRYRFRKVKRGALARLALLSSRFDPMLKTAESLLRMEYPGDSSNKNLIVFLPGIGDLAEDFERNGFIADLRHYGITADAVAVDAHYGYYASRAIHARIAEDVVDAAQEAGYERIWLAGISLGGFGASSFAALTSSRLSGLLLLAPYLGNGELVNEIASAGGVRQWKPGIVRAEDYPRAVWAWLKENCAQQQPPLPIYLGYGAEDMFADANALLADVLPESQVYSVRGGHNWATWKKLWPHILAGSRAMIEAPYAPASSSPVSGNIA
- a CDS encoding transposase translates to MARLPRYFVQGVPLHIILRGNNREPIFGNDEDCGFFKESLLGAACRHRLAIHAYVFMTNHVHLLASPGSEESAPKTMQSVGRRYVQYFNHRYKRSGTLWEGRYRATAVDAENYLFECMRYIELNPVRAGMVAHPRDYPWSSYRANAEGRGDPLHHPHALYRSLAEDERERRAAYRELVKAPMDTQLLDVIRNSTNKGWVLGQGHFQEKIARLAERRAMPLPKGRKKRTEAV
- a CDS encoding succinylglutamate desuccinylase/aspartoacylase family protein — its product is MTVKTVFHHSLAPGKTLAIMGGVHGNEYCGPAATTKLLSDLDSGAVALQRGTLQVIPVANPRAYAQKTRFVERNLNRYLYPKEEKRHYEDHLDPVICSFLDSADVLLDLHSYASQGGPFVFLGGSQSRPEEVAFARALGVRDFVCGWSEAFGSGGKGGDKESQGTTEYARANGALAVTLECGHHHNADAADVGYRAILRALAHLEMLAPDCEAARSLDVGVAAESQRCVWMKSVFYKEAECTFVKPWQHFDRVARGEAIVSGAKGELVAPEDGHIILPKASAATGDEWFFFGTEGTFPSAEA
- a CDS encoding 1-acyl-sn-glycerol-3-phosphate acyltransferase, producing MKRRRLFAAWSYGCYAWLVFALVMLSFGSLVSLLQSPRHGRLVARAGTRLLFRLAGMPVSAYGMERLPHTQHILLVNHASFVDGLALTALLPARPGYAFVVRQQYASQGLLYPLLRGLGTVVLNRSHHNDATNVDLLKAALRHGKSLIVFPEGGFAPETGLKAFHSGAFIAAIAEDVPIVVAGLRGARKALRPGTWLPRRTAIELEIGPVLPPHGVDALQELQLRMAAHQAMLPLTGEEDAGA